The Montipora capricornis isolate CH-2021 chromosome 3, ASM3666992v2, whole genome shotgun sequence genome includes the window CAGAGTCCaactttaatgtttgttttgatATTTCCTCTGTGCCTCGAGGGAGGAAAAATAACCAGCCATTAACTTATCCCAGGTTTCCCTTACGAGATCGTGGACCGCCAACAGTTCAAAACAATCAGCTAACAGCTGCAGAGAGGAACTTGTATGAATCACTATGCATTAATGAGGACATTGTCAATACTATTGAGAATGAGACCAGAGATCAGTCACATTCTGAAAGGTGGAAGCTTGAGCGAAAGTACCGTTTTACAGCATCTCAGTTTTATCTAATTTCCCACAGACAACGCAGTCATGATAAATTTGCTCAAGAAATCATGTGTCCAAAGACATTCCACTCTAGACACACAGCTCATGGGATTAAATATGAGCCAGTAGCGATCGACAGGTATCACAAATACATGCACAGTCAAAAAACACCAGTACATGTTTTCAAAAGTGGATTTGTTGTATGCACTAATTCTCCAATTCTGGGGTGCTCTCCAGATGGAAAGGTAATAGACCCCAACTGTGAAGATCCCTTTGGTCTACTTGAAGTCAAGTGCCCAGAAACAAAGTTTCAAGTGAGTCCCCTTGATGCCTGCTCAGACCCCAAGTTCTTTTGTGAGAGGGTTGGGAACATGTGCAAGCTGAAAAGAACCCATGCTTACTATGCCCAAGTTCAAGGTCAAATGGGCTGTACTGGTGCACAATGGTgtgattttgttgtttacaccaaaaaaggaatgtcagTTGAAAGAATCTCCTTTGACAGAGGTTACTGGGTTGAGCTTCAGGAGAAACTTTGGCAATATTATTTCACACATTTTATTAAGTATGCTGCAGCTGAATTTGCACCATTATGTACAGAAGCTGTTGTGGTTTGTCATTCTACAACAGCATCATAATCAAACATTTAGAGCATATCTCACAGTGATTTGATAATTATCCTAAGGAGCAAATCTAATAGAGTTGAAGCTCAAAGACAGTGTAAAGTTTAAGTCTGTATCAGAATCACAAACCActcattagttttcatttttacaGGGCTGGTCAAAAGGCATACTGGAGTGGGTCATTACTTCTTTGATCCTTCAAAAAGGTTGTGGACTGTGTAATTTTTGACTTGACATAAGGTGTGGGTTATCTTCTTTTCCCATCTAGGGGGGAGGTCATCTATTTTCTGACCTGCATTTTGGGGTCAGTCAGCTTGTCTTATTACAAAGGGAAGGGGTTAGGTTACGTGCTCAGGTCCACCCCCTGTAATTTTTGACCATTCCTGTAAAGGTATCATAATCATTTCAGCGAttgtgtatttcattgaaaggaAATACAAAGCTCCCGAGACCTCGACAGTGAATATTACTACAACACACCCTTATTTAGCCAAACCATTGAACATTATAACAATGCAAGTTTCAAGGTGTCAATACAAATTAATCCTCTAATCGTCTAAAGCTTCATATTGTGTCAGCTTGTTAAGATAGGGTCTTGAATGTTGCAGAGAAATGCACAAACAGACCACATTTGATTTGCAACACCAAAGAGATTCAGTGGGATAACGCTATCccatatatgaaaattcttaattttattaattgccCGTTCAACATGGATACGCAGTCGTGCAATCTCCTGAGTTCTTACAACATCTTCCGGGGGCATTTGTGTGGATGTTCCCAGGAATGGTGGAATGTTCAAAGACACACCTAAAGGTAAGATGTCACTTATAGTAAAACCTTTATCTGCCATCACAGAGTCTCCTTCAGTAAATGGCAGGTCAAGTATGCCTGACCTTTCTACAATTTCTCTGTCTGACATACTACCTGTATACAGTTGGCTTATGAATGTAATGGCACCAGATGGAGAGATTCCCACTAGCCCCTTTAGTGTAGTATGATTCTTGTAGGTACTGAACAACTCACTATTCAGCAACAAGCTACTGGGCATTGCACACTTCACTTCTGTACAGTCAATAATAACGCGTGTACTGGGATATGCCTTCCTGAAGTCTTCAGGCATTGTTGTGTTAATGGCTTCTCTTGATGGCCAAATGTTAACCACTCCAAATCGAAGATACATAAAATTGATCCAACTAATAATGATCCTACTAATAGTTGCCTGAGAAACATTAAACAGGTGGGAAAGGTGGGTTTCTGCAAATCCCTGTCTCAAGCGACACAAAGTGAGAAAAAATTCTTCTTGTGGTTTGAGTGATCTTGGTCTACCTCTCTTTACACCTAATTGCGCTGGATTCTCGTAATGTTCTGAGGGTATCTCATTATCACATGACAACCAGTATCTGACATTTTCTCCATTATCTCCCGGGTCTAAATATTCAAAGGATGCCAGGAATACTTTGTAGTTAGGAAAACCTGTATAAAATAACATTGCCTCATCAGAGGTAAACCGACTAAGTGAGAAGACATTTGACTGAAGTGCTTCATTTTTGTCTTCTAACTCTGAAACTGCCTTTTCGAGATCTGCGCATTTGTTTTCAAGTAGCCTTAATTGTTTGAGGGTTTCATTATTAAAAAGATCTTTTTCAGTGGAAGGCATTTCATCAAGGCTGGTACTGGCGGCTCCTAAGGTAATGGTTTCGTTAGTACCTGTTTCAGGAATATCGTTTACAGCTTCAGGTGTTTTGCTGAGTAATATTTTAGGCTCCGAAGACACTGAAAAACACTCTTTTTCTGGGACAGATTTCGGCCTGTCTTTTCGCTTTTGTTGATAAGGCCTTTCGGTAGGGGGCGGCCGCTTTCGTGGTGAAGTTTGTTTCCAAGCAAATATCGACGGAACTGCACTTGTCTTCAGAGACATTCGTCCACCAAGACCCTTCGATATGTCACTGAGCTTGAAATGCAACGAACACACTTTCGATGCCCCGGAGATGCGAAAAAATCTACCAACATCTCTACGTATAGCATGTATCCATCGTTTTTTCATTTCCTCTTCGTCTGGAAACTTAAAGAATCCAATTTGTTCCCCTTTTGGTCCAACACGCCCTCTTTGTGTGCACAATGGTACACAGCAGTGAATGTTTGACTTCAACGCCATGTTTCTTACGATGCCTCCTTAGCCTCGTTTTGGTGAACTCGGCTCAGGGCTCAACCGCGCGTTCGCCAtttttgaataaggtgtattccgTGCGAGATGAGAACTCTATAAATGAACACATAGCGCTGCCTAGCGTATACAAAAACATCAACAACTTCTAGCGTCATAAATAATGCTCTATAGGGACTAGCGACTAGCGACTGTACAGGACGTCGTTaaacatttgcattttttatcctTTCCTGAAGAAGGCAACAGTTGCAGCCGAAACGTCCGAGACGATAAGAATTTTAGCCAGTGTAAACTTTTTAATTCCTCTTTTACCAAAGTTGAAGGAAATTGTTGCCCATATTACTTGGCCTTTCAGAGGAAAATATCCAAAATGTGCTGTACGCCTGGACCCAATAGTCTAGTTGAAACACGCTTCGCTTAGCAATTGAAAGTCGTCTACTTAGGGTTTCAAAACATATTTGTAATTAAGTTAAGGTGGTGGACAACAACATAcaactttaattttgtttgtaaGGTGGGTTTTTTAGGTGGAGCTGGACTTACGATTCATCCTCTTCTCATACTTCAAACGGTTGATAAGTTGCTTTATGGAGAACTTCTGTAACATTTCTCTTCCCTCTTCATCTTTACTGAGAATGTCCTTCACCCCAGTTTGTGAAATAACACCCCTTCGTACCATGCTTCCACAAACTCGCAATAAGTATTCTCGGTGCTCATCAGAAAAAATGTTCCTGCTAATATAGCTTGAATTTGATGGGGGGACCATGGATGCGCTGCTGTCGTCGTTTGAGAAGTATCGGCTCATCTTGTCTGCCAAAGTATCCTCTTCCCCTGGTAACTCTTCTGAGTGTTTGCTGTCAGCCAAAACTGAAGTCTTGTCACTGATATATTCGGCACCGAACCTCCACTCACTGCGAATCCTGTCGCAAACCTTTTTAGGGTCAATGGACTGGAGTGAAGGATGATCTTGTGTTTTTTGCCTGACGATGGCCATTGTTACAGTTTTCGTTTTAATTTCCTCAGAAAAGATTTCTCTCAAGGCTTTAACATCTTCCTCTTTCCATGACATGCGCTCAGTGAATCCTTCagtccttgtgcttgtgcttttGTTACCAATCCCTTGAATTACATCGGCCGACTTTGAGCAGGCTGCTGAAGTATCTTGTTGCGAGGCTGTATTTGTCTTGGAGGATCTCATTACGTTAGGAAGATTAGTTGCTGCTTGGAAACAAGATTCTTGTTTCTCCTGAAGGCGATAAAACCGTTGTGCAGTGCTTTCCTTATGCGCCATGAGGTCAGCCAGATTGGACTTCATTTCATGATGTCGCGAGTGCACATTCGTGACTGCAGACTTGCGAAACAACGTTGATGTGACGTGCCCTTCCATTCTTCCTTTTTGCCATGCAGCATTAATCGCCGTAGAGATTTGACCAGACTCCAACTTTGCACCATTCCATGACAAAAACACATTGGCTTGATCCCTCCCCTTGTCATGAGTAGTGGAATGATCGACCCGACTTCGTACCTTATTGACATATATCTCCAAGTACGAGAACAACGAGGGAGACAAAACAACGCACGCTGGACCGTGGGTATCTGCGGTTTTATGGTTTTTGACACTGATGATTACACTTTCTTCTCTCCTCTTCGCTTGTTTGTATTCTTCCAGAGTCATGTTTGACAATACACCTGAACGGTGTGCATTGGCAATGGTTATCTGAAGGAGAATATAATCTCTCACTAGAGTGTAGGCAGACTGGTTCAAGTCCAATGAATTGGTTCCACTGAGTTGCTCTATGTACCCAATAGCGCTCCGCGCCGAATCACTCTTTTCAAATTTGTTCACCATCTCTGGGGTCACTAGATTATCGAGGTCTCTGCTCATCTTTTCCAGATGCCTCCGCTTACTGTCTTTCTTGTATGACATGGACCATAGCCGCGCTTTCTCCCTTATCTGGTTCACAAGGACAGTATTGGCATCCACACTTTCGGGTTTTTCTGCAATCACGAACGAGCAAAAATGCCTCAGACTAAGAAGATACGCCTTTATGGTATCAGCTGTGTACTTGGTTTCTGCGTGCTCTTTCAGAAAAGTATCGCGGACAAGTGTCCCATTAAACAAGGAATTTATTTGCTTTTCGGGGTCAATTGTCTCTAGCATGCGAAACAATTGAGAGGCGTGTTGTTTGGACAATTTTGGATCTTTTCTTCCACCATCTGCAGACTCCAACCATGCACAAAAGGAGCTGATTACGTGAATTTCTTTTTGTGCACTCAGGCAGTTAGGATCTTCTGCAGATTCCATAATCAAACGCTCTTCGTCATTGGACGGTATCTCTGATGGCTCAATGTCACTCTCcacatcttcttcttcttcttcaattgATTCTGTGACCTTTTCCTGCTCCCCTACTTCAGCCTTTTTGAGACCAGTTTTAATAACAACTTGATTTGATGGTTTCCAGGTCTTCGCTGCTCGAGCCTTCCTCAAAATTTCTTTGTAAGCCGGTGACCCAACAGGAATCTCCTTGTGTACTTGACGTAAATGGCCAGATAAACGCTTGACGATTGACTTGCATCCTTCAATGGGACAAGGTCGGTGACGATGATAATCTTTATACATCTTTTTGCCATCACCTGTTTCTGACGTCTCCTTTATCGTTTTCTGCTGGAAACTTTTCCTCATTCCAAACCTCGATGTTGCCTTTTTTGCTGTATCTCTCGTCCAATTATGTACGTCCCGTAAGTGTCGAGGGAGGTCTATAATTTCTGCTCTACACTCTTTTAATGGACATATGTGCCGGGGTCTCTTACTCTTCACACTATCGTTCTTTCTGTCtttgcgttttcttttttcttctttctttctattGCCAACCGTCTTGTCTCTTCCTTTTGTTACGACACCCCTGACAGGATTCCCTTCATCGTCTTCATCACTTTCGCTTATTACATCATCGGACTCAGTGTCTTCCTCATCTTCCCCCTCTCCGGCCTCCGGTTTCCATTCATCGCTATCACTACCTTCATCCTGTTCCTGTTCTTctatcttttctttctttgccatGGAATTCAGCAGAGCCTCCAGCTCGCACCTGCGCTaaaaatttgagaaaaagaAGTCGTTATAAGATTGTAACGTTTGACCCCAGCGCACAAAACTTCATAAGGTAAGATCTTCCAGGTTTGTGTAGTCCTAAAAAGGACTTTTTATTGATAGCATTTACTCAAGGGCATTCTTAGGACTACATGTACACTGACATGAACGATCTTTCCTTCAGTAATCTTTCTCTGCGTTGTTATAGCTACAATTTaatttgaaagcaaacattACTCGTCCGCTGAACTGTGCGCATTTCATATTGCAGTAGATTTACAATAATCTACTCATATATCTACATGTGGCGATTGAAATCCCAGGGAATATCTTTGTATGCAAAGAAACAATTTAACTGAAGCAAGAGCAACAACTTTATTTGGTACCTATACATTACAAAACATTGCTTTTGCGTACAAGTTCCACAGCCAACTTAGAACGTCAGGATTTCTTCGAAACTGACCCACGTGTTTCCAAGACCTGGAAGGAATTACGGTTTATTATAAAGATACTGGTGAAATATGatgattttcctttttctaaagAACTTCGTATCTTTATCGCGTGAAGTaaagatattatttttatctttcacaagtGAAGATGTAGGTGTCATCATGGTAACTAACACAGTACCCAATTAAAGCGAGATTCCCTTTTCTTGCAAGGTACTTGTTtctgttaattaattttttttttctgactttatttgacattatcatggtTTGTGTTTCGCGACTCTCCTATCTAGTTTCACATTATTCAACATGCGTGTTTTGGCAGTTGGTGACCATTTTATCACCATTTCGAAAACCAATAAAACAATAAGGTTGTTTTAAATCGTAACACTTCATccgtatctatataataaacagaacattacatggccgcttatGGAAACGAATTTTCTCTTCTCCTGCTGATAGTATCTTGTTCTCCCGCGAGAGATACTATCaacactcgaagataaaatttggAACCTCGCGCaaccatgtaatatcctctgtaTTTTCAGTCTTCTGTTTCAGGTGGGTGAAGTTTGGAAAAAATTAGATGATGATGTTAAGTATAGTTGTACGCAGATTTCAATGTGTCTAGGGCCCACGTAGAGGAATGGCCAAACGCAGCAATTGATGTTAAAACGGGGGAGAGAACAAATCAGTGCCGAATATGAAAAGGGCGTTGTGACTAGACGGTTTGATCATAACGGACACGATGGTGTACCAGTcgaaacagaaactaaaggaaacGCAAGGTCACTTTTTACGGCAATGTGGCCATTGCTTTTTAACAAGGTAGCATACTGTAAGGAATGAGGTTTTTAAGTCTTTAGTAACGTACATAACCACTGATGTTGCACGATTTAATGTCAATGCTTTATTTAGATGTCCTTGATCTGGATTATAGAATCGGAGTTATaggattaaatgaccaaatgaatagAAAGAAACAGGCAGTCTTAAAATCTGACCGGATGAAGGAACTGAAACAGCGTGACGGTATATTATTAATGATAGGTACATCGAGGGAAAAATTTGTGTAGAAAACTCTCCTGGTGACAGAATTAGAATTCGGAAATGTTGAGAGTATCCCCAACAATGCAGGTACCCATGACATGGTTTTGCATATTTAAGAGTCTGAGTTCCCTATGTTGCGATAACTTATTCGAAAGTTTACTAAcactttgaaagaactgaaCGTGACGGTCTCAAAAATCCAGCAAAAATATGATAATAACTTGTGGCCGTTTTCTTCAATCCAAAGTCGTGTTCAAGATTGGCTCTTTCGAAACAACAACCTCTTTTGGGACAGAATACTGTCGCGAGCCTTTAATATGTTAATGTTTCATTGGAACAACACCGATCGTTTGCCTTGTAAATACTTTAACTAATGTTTGTCTTCATTGTTTTCTAACAACACTTGCTGGTTGTAGACTGAGTCTTTCAATCTCTAAACAGTGATTTGTGCCTGACAAACAAAACGTCAAGCGTGCTTGCAAAATGTTCGTCAATTAACAAATTGTTTCCCATATGAAATCGCCTCGCGACCCTTAATCAAACCAAAGGATTATCCTTGACGTGAGATAAATTAGTCATGTTACGACCTCTTGGTGAAAAAACGGACTTAATGCCCGGGACTTAATGCAAAGGCGGACAAAAGCTTTCCCTTACTTTTCCGAAAAGCTCCGTGCTTCAACGCTAGATTGTACAGCATTTAACGTGTGACAGATGGAAAGATATCCTCAACAATAATGTTGAACCCCGAAAATGAAGATTTCCGATTACCGATACTTCCTTGATTGTGACGTTACGTTCCCATGTACTAcgctctaaccctaaccctaaagccattttctgctcaatatcaTCAGTCCCAAGACTTACATGCGGGCATTTGGTGTGAAAACGTCACATTACCCATTCATTCCGTGCGCGCCTAGTTCTGTCAAACCGAGACTTTTCTGGTATACCAGATCACTGTAACTCTATACACACGCAAGATAATGCCTCCTCGGGATTTTGCTTCAAGGCGAAACCCTTGCGGGAGCAATGATCATCAGTTTAACTTGATTCTCTCCAAATATATATCGCTTTCATATATTAACTTT containing:
- the LOC138042423 gene encoding uncharacterized protein is translated as MALKSNIHCCVPLCTQRGRVGPKGEQIGFFKFPDEEEMKKRWIHAIRRDVGRFFRISGASKVCSLHFKLSDISKGLGGRMSLKTSAVPSIFAWKQTSPRKRPPPTERPYQQKRKDRPKSVPEKECFSVSSEPKILLSKTPEAVNDIPETGTNETITLGAASTSLDEMPSTEKDLFNNETLKQLRLLENKCADLEKAVSELEDKNEALQSNVFSLSRFTSDEAMLFYTGFPNYKVFLASFEYLDPGDNGENVRYWLSCDNEIPSEHYENPAQLGVKRGRPRSLKPQEEFFLTLCRLRQGFAETHLSHLFNVSQATISRIIISWINFMYLRFGVVNIWPSREAINTTMPEDFRKAYPSTRVIIDCTEVKCAMPSSLLLNSELFSTYKNHTTLKGLVGISPSGAITFISQLYTGSMSDREIVERSGILDLPFTEGDSVMADKGFTISDILPLGVSLNIPPFLGTSTQMPPEDVVRTQEIARLRIHVERAINKIKNFHIWDSVIPLNLFGVANQMWSVCAFLCNIQDPILTS
- the LOC138042421 gene encoding uncharacterized protein, coding for MEKIRLAKSDLAKAVMTGKEDIIKKRRCELEALLNSMAKKEKIEEQEQDEGSDSDEWKPEAGEGEDEEDTESDDVISESDEDDEGNPVRGVVTKGRDKTVGNRKKEEKRKRKDRKNDSVKSKRPRHICPLKECRAEIIDLPRHLRDVHNWTRDTAKKATSRFGMRKSFQQKTIKETSETGDGKKMYKDYHRHRPCPIEGCKSIVKRLSGHLRQVHKEIPVGSPAYKEILRKARAAKTWKPSNQVVIKTGLKKAEVGEQEKVTESIEEEEEDVESDIEPSEIPSNDEERLIMESAEDPNCLSAQKEIHVISSFCAWLESADGGRKDPKLSKQHASQLFRMLETIDPEKQINSLFNGTLVRDTFLKEHAETKYTADTIKAYLLSLRHFCSFVIAEKPESVDANTVLVNQIREKARLWSMSYKKDSKRRHLEKMSRDLDNLVTPEMVNKFEKSDSARSAIGYIEQLSGTNSLDLNQSAYTLVRDYILLQITIANAHRSGVLSNMTLEEYKQAKRREESVIISVKNHKTADTHGPACVVLSPSLFSYLEIYVNKVRSRVDHSTTHDKGRDQANVFLSWNGAKLESGQISTAINAAWQKGRMEGHVTSTLFRKSAVTNVHSRHHEMKSNLADLMAHKESTAQRFYRLQEKQESCFQAATNLPNVMRSSKTNTASQQDTSAACSKSADVIQGIGNKSTSTRTEGFTERMSWKEEDVKALREIFSEEIKTKTVTMAIVRQKTQDHPSLQSIDPKKVCDRIRSEWRFGAEYISDKTSVLADSKHSEELPGEEDTLADKMSRYFSNDDSSASMVPPSNSSYISRNIFSDEHREYLLRVCGSMVRRGVISQTGVKDILSKDEEGREMLQKFSIKQLINRLKYEKRMNQIKNSSPWDNK